A window of the Bacillus sp. A301a_S52 genome harbors these coding sequences:
- a CDS encoding SEC-C domain-containing protein, whose protein sequence is MDGQAFLQVIETHMKTEDEIIQKFVLDILHKSYIGDENTFLIGLEANELYLQKERTEGSLLPYLEHLPVSHRAVEYILERLRNDTVSKEQQPFYTDILNHLDPCIAKAYQHLISQVFKKQGIQLGHMDFYTSLCTDQRDIVLQKFHKVIHTLEVNETFDENVFILGKQIASLMVQREMIGTLEVIHRIKKMKSKSVLSYRDLYDVVLANEMRLEEAVPEVLALAQWHHRNELFLQEMCHMLIKIGMEENSVIESVEALIQDPRLSQFAIYILSNIKTVKAREALVQSWDHVQGKTEKTMVAAGLCEHLTVDMLSEIDAFIKDVGYDNTVATLEEGLYCTAVINDIDHPEMTRWKASLQEKQKVSNYVEEIGEGTRSNDKENHEPNEEEYQDEVNDAAPHQLENQHLELTQQSIDVVTEEDTHSNEMDEGNDAMVAREPLYSQEMEATHEEIKAAVERIYKAGLHRKQVKVGRNDPCPCGSGHKYKKCCL, encoded by the coding sequence ATGGACGGCCAAGCATTTTTACAAGTGATCGAAACTCATATGAAAACAGAGGATGAGATTATCCAGAAGTTTGTTCTAGATATCCTTCACAAAAGTTATATTGGCGATGAGAACACATTCCTTATAGGACTTGAAGCGAATGAACTATATCTCCAAAAGGAAAGAACAGAAGGCTCTTTATTACCTTATTTAGAGCACCTGCCAGTCTCTCATAGAGCAGTAGAATACATATTAGAGCGCCTTCGTAATGATACGGTTTCAAAAGAGCAACAACCCTTTTATACTGATATTTTAAATCATTTAGATCCATGTATTGCTAAAGCCTACCAACATCTTATTTCCCAGGTGTTTAAGAAACAGGGCATTCAACTAGGCCACATGGATTTCTATACAAGCCTTTGCACTGACCAGCGAGATATTGTATTGCAAAAGTTTCACAAAGTCATACATACGTTAGAAGTAAACGAAACTTTTGACGAAAATGTGTTTATTTTAGGGAAGCAAATTGCATCACTTATGGTACAGCGAGAGATGATAGGGACACTTGAAGTCATTCACAGAATTAAGAAAATGAAAAGCAAGTCTGTCCTTTCGTACCGTGATTTATATGATGTTGTGTTGGCCAACGAGATGAGGTTAGAGGAAGCTGTTCCGGAAGTCCTAGCCTTAGCCCAGTGGCATCATAGAAATGAATTGTTTTTACAAGAAATGTGTCACATGCTTATTAAAATTGGCATGGAGGAAAATAGTGTTATCGAATCAGTAGAGGCGCTAATACAAGATCCACGGTTAAGTCAGTTTGCCATTTATATTCTTAGTAATATTAAAACAGTTAAAGCGAGAGAGGCATTAGTACAAAGCTGGGATCATGTGCAAGGTAAGACTGAGAAAACAATGGTTGCCGCAGGTTTATGTGAGCATTTAACTGTCGATATGCTCTCAGAAATCGACGCTTTTATTAAGGATGTAGGGTATGATAATACAGTTGCTACACTTGAAGAAGGCTTGTATTGTACGGCTGTCATTAACGATATTGATCATCCAGAAATGACACGATGGAAAGCGTCTCTACAAGAAAAACAAAAGGTTAGCAACTATGTGGAGGAAATTGGAGAAGGAACACGGTCGAATGACAAGGAAAACCACGAACCAAATGAAGAGGAGTACCAAGACGAAGTGAATGATGCGGCTCCACATCAATTGGAAAATCAGCACTTAGAATTGACACAACAGTCTATTGACGTAGTAACTGAGGAAGATACACATAGTAACGAAATGGATGAAGGCAATGATGCCATGGTGGCAAGAGAACCACTTTACTCACAAGAGATGGAAGCTACTCATGAGGAAATAAAAGCAGCAGTTGAAAGGATATATAAAGCTGGTCTTCACCGAAAGCAAGTTAAAGTTGGACGAAATGACCCCTGTCCATGTGGAAGTGGACATAAATATAAAAAGTGCTGTTTGTAA
- a CDS encoding molybdopterin-dependent oxidoreductase produces MAKQLPPGQFETEKWPILHKGDVYSFNKDNWNFKLFGEVEKELSLTYDEVMRLPKTISSIDMHCVTTWSKFGNTFEGIAFREFLNLVTLREGVTHVKIFGYYNGDRFGYSANLPLDNLLGDDSLFVYRWKDHKQDWETLSAKHGFPLRFIPPSSFYLWKGTKWVSGIKFMTEDEEGFWEELGYSMTANPFKEERYK; encoded by the coding sequence ATGGCAAAGCAATTGCCTCCAGGACAATTCGAAACAGAGAAATGGCCTATCTTACATAAGGGAGACGTATATTCTTTTAATAAAGATAATTGGAATTTTAAACTTTTTGGAGAAGTTGAGAAGGAACTATCACTCACTTATGATGAGGTCATGCGTCTGCCTAAAACAATATCCTCAATCGACATGCACTGTGTCACAACATGGTCGAAGTTTGGCAACACGTTCGAAGGGATCGCTTTTCGAGAATTTTTAAATTTAGTCACTTTACGTGAAGGTGTTACACATGTAAAAATATTTGGTTATTATAATGGGGACCGATTCGGCTATTCAGCCAACTTACCACTTGATAACCTCTTAGGTGATGATTCATTATTTGTTTACAGGTGGAAAGATCATAAACAAGATTGGGAAACCCTTTCTGCTAAACACGGTTTCCCCCTTCGATTTATCCCACCTTCTTCTTTTTATTTATGGAAAGGAACAAAATGGGTTTCTGGCATTAAATTTATGACTGAAGATGAGGAGGGCTTTTGGGAAGAGCTTGGCTATTCAATGACTGCTAACCCATTTAAAGAAGAGCGTTACAAATAA
- a CDS encoding methyl-accepting chemotaxis protein, with protein MAVWNRLNIRNKMLTVFGLVLILFLAGIGYVYPQLATSRGDIEEQNLRSEQALMVTEVGSLFRSMYIIVSDSVQTGEFDEEAYIAEETRLNEYLDDLQPDMSTQDEQELFEKIYTAKDQYGEIVSRIVGRSVHSSGEIVALNNLRNETMTHIESLTDLMKARADDAGKEAVSSLGAVQITFLITFLGATIIGCILFILFSQNLSQSLKRAVGVAKNISEGNLRIETLEDKRDDEVGQLIQTMNHMTTNLQSVFQGITTISTDLASSAEQMRAGADETSQASEQISSAIQEAAMGTENQMGRTHEVKQMIDNMTKSMDRVTANSKDANEFVISSSTQAQEGSSIIKQTVAQMETIREHSSESHVKVNSLGVKSEKIGGIVSMITDISDQTNLLALNAAIEAARAGESGKGFAVVADEVRKLAEQTRSSAGEIETMIGDIQEDIQSSMHSMELGGKAVDEGVLLVDKAGDSFKQIANVVENISVQMEEITASIEDSALHAHKLASVADDIANEAEAVAENTQTVAASAEETNASMEEIAANSSNLATLSDDLKSRIGAYKI; from the coding sequence ATGGCGGTATGGAATAGACTTAACATTCGAAATAAAATGTTAACTGTGTTTGGACTTGTACTTATCTTATTTTTAGCGGGTATCGGTTATGTTTACCCACAATTAGCAACATCCCGGGGGGATATTGAGGAACAAAACCTTCGAAGTGAACAAGCGTTGATGGTCACGGAAGTCGGGTCACTATTTCGATCGATGTATATTATTGTGAGTGACTCTGTACAGACCGGTGAATTTGATGAAGAAGCATACATAGCTGAAGAGACACGTCTCAATGAATACTTAGACGATCTTCAGCCGGACATGAGTACACAAGATGAGCAGGAATTATTTGAGAAGATTTACACAGCTAAAGATCAATATGGGGAGATTGTCAGTCGTATTGTAGGAAGAAGTGTTCACTCTTCTGGTGAAATTGTAGCATTAAACAACTTACGCAATGAAACGATGACACACATTGAATCGTTAACAGACTTGATGAAAGCACGGGCTGACGATGCTGGTAAAGAAGCTGTTTCATCTCTTGGTGCTGTTCAGATCACATTTTTAATCACGTTTTTAGGAGCCACCATTATAGGATGCATATTGTTCATTTTATTCAGCCAGAACTTAAGTCAATCTTTAAAAAGGGCAGTCGGGGTGGCTAAGAACATTAGTGAAGGAAATTTACGTATAGAAACACTAGAAGATAAACGTGATGATGAAGTTGGGCAACTCATTCAAACGATGAATCACATGACAACGAATCTACAATCAGTGTTTCAAGGGATCACCACTATTTCTACAGATTTAGCCTCTTCAGCAGAGCAGATGAGGGCTGGAGCTGATGAAACCAGTCAAGCAAGTGAACAGATATCATCTGCTATTCAAGAGGCAGCTATGGGAACAGAAAATCAAATGGGACGAACCCATGAAGTTAAGCAAATGATAGATAACATGACGAAATCAATGGATAGAGTGACAGCAAATTCAAAAGACGCCAATGAATTCGTTATATCCTCCAGCACGCAAGCACAAGAGGGAAGTTCAATTATTAAGCAGACTGTGGCGCAAATGGAAACGATAAGAGAGCATTCCTCGGAATCACATGTAAAGGTTAATAGTTTAGGTGTGAAGTCTGAAAAAATTGGTGGTATAGTGTCAATGATTACGGATATTTCAGATCAAACGAATTTATTAGCCTTAAATGCAGCAATTGAAGCTGCTAGAGCAGGAGAAAGTGGTAAAGGATTTGCGGTAGTGGCAGATGAGGTAAGAAAATTAGCTGAACAAACGCGCTCCTCCGCAGGAGAAATTGAAACTATGATTGGAGATATTCAAGAAGATATACAATCCTCTATGCATTCAATGGAACTTGGTGGAAAGGCCGTGGATGAAGGTGTTTTGTTAGTTGATAAAGCGGGGGATTCTTTCAAACAGATTGCAAATGTTGTTGAGAATATATCTGTACAGATGGAGGAGATCACAGCTTCAATTGAGGACAGTGCTCTTCATGCACATAAATTGGCGTCGGTAGCAGATGACATTGCTAACGAAGCGGAAGCCGTAGCTGAAAATACTCAAACGGTAGCAGCCTCTGCAGAGGAAACGAATGCTTCAATGGAAGAAATCGCGGCTAACTCATCTAATTTAGCAACACTATCAGATGATCTAAAGAGCCGTATTGGTGCTTATAAGATATAA
- a CDS encoding LLM class flavin-dependent oxidoreductase has protein sequence MSMNNSKRMEKIPLSILDLAPILEGGTAEDAFRNTLDLAQHAEKWGYHRYWLAEHHNMPGIASAATSILISYVAQGTSTMRIGSGGIMLPNHAPLIIAEQFGTLASLYPNRIDLGLGRAPGTDQRTAYALRRGDLTNGDDFPEQLKELRSYINPELAEGRLAVRAVPGEGLDIPIWLLGSSGFSARLAAEHGLPFAFASHFSPENTLPALDLYYNHFTPSQVLQEPYAMVVANVVAADTEEEANFLASSLELQFLNLIRNTPSKLQPPVENIKELSSDYEKTILKKQFGSAIVGTADNVKEQLQTFLSDTGASEMMIHSQIYDHKARLRSFEIVANAMQINR, from the coding sequence ATGTCTATGAATAATAGCAAACGGATGGAAAAGATACCACTATCCATTCTTGATCTCGCACCAATTCTCGAAGGCGGAACGGCAGAGGATGCTTTTAGAAATACGCTTGATTTAGCTCAGCATGCTGAGAAATGGGGATACCATCGTTATTGGCTTGCGGAACACCACAATATGCCGGGTATTGCCAGTGCTGCTACGTCTATTTTAATTAGTTATGTAGCTCAAGGCACGTCAACTATGCGTATAGGTTCTGGAGGGATTATGCTTCCGAATCACGCCCCACTCATAATTGCAGAGCAATTTGGGACATTAGCTTCTCTTTATCCAAATCGGATAGATTTAGGACTTGGTCGAGCCCCAGGTACAGATCAACGTACGGCTTATGCTCTGCGTCGTGGGGATCTTACTAATGGTGATGATTTCCCAGAACAATTAAAGGAGTTAAGAAGTTACATTAATCCTGAATTGGCTGAAGGAAGACTTGCTGTCCGTGCTGTACCGGGCGAAGGCCTTGATATCCCTATTTGGCTGTTAGGATCTAGTGGATTTAGTGCAAGGTTAGCTGCAGAGCATGGATTGCCATTTGCTTTTGCTAGCCACTTTTCTCCTGAAAATACATTACCCGCATTGGATTTATATTATAACCACTTTACGCCTTCACAAGTTTTGCAGGAGCCTTATGCAATGGTTGTAGCTAACGTGGTGGCAGCAGATACTGAAGAGGAAGCCAATTTTCTAGCTTCAAGCCTAGAATTGCAATTTTTAAATCTCATCCGAAACACACCGAGTAAATTGCAGCCACCAGTAGAAAATATAAAAGAATTGTCATCAGATTATGAGAAGACAATTTTAAAAAAGCAGTTCGGTTCTGCCATCGTTGGAACAGCGGATAATGTGAAAGAACAGCTTCAGACGTTCTTGTCTGATACTGGAGCTAGTGAGATGATGATTCATTCACAAATTTATGACCATAAAGCAAGACTGCGCTCATTTGAAATAGTAGCGAATGCCATGCAGATTAATCGTTAA
- a CDS encoding flagellar basal body-associated FliL family protein, protein MAEEMEVSETSKTQTGKRRLVIILSASLLALIILVSGVVLIAIPNEKLKTAYADFTKEEEWDRIYHLEENGYMLDNGQFIRVSFAFVVTDSSQVTALSDGQSLLKYTITDVISGKNRSAFRGPDQLRQFEEDIKESLNKAYSDVELEHVYITSFVIS, encoded by the coding sequence ATGGCAGAAGAAATGGAAGTTAGTGAGACTAGCAAGACACAGACTGGAAAGCGCCGTCTTGTTATTATTTTGAGTGCAAGTTTATTAGCACTAATTATATTAGTTTCAGGTGTTGTCCTGATCGCCATTCCTAATGAGAAGCTTAAAACAGCTTACGCTGATTTTACAAAAGAAGAGGAATGGGACCGCATCTATCATTTAGAAGAAAATGGTTACATGCTGGACAATGGTCAATTCATTAGGGTCTCGTTTGCATTCGTCGTTACTGATAGTTCACAAGTAACAGCATTATCAGATGGTCAATCGTTACTTAAATATACAATTACCGACGTCATTTCCGGAAAGAACCGCAGTGCTTTTAGAGGTCCAGATCAATTAAGACAATTTGAAGAAGACATAAAAGAGAGCTTGAATAAAGCTTACTCGGATGTAGAATTAGAGCATGTGTATATTACTAGTTTTGTTATTTCATAA